The DNA sequence GCAAGCTCATGTTCAACCTCTTCATGGAGTATATGCCCCATGGAACACTCTCTAGCCACGGTGGCCGCCTCCTGGAGCCAGCGATCGCACACTACACAAAGCAAGTTTTAAAGGGGCTAGAATACTTGCACTCAAGAGAGTTGGTGCATTGTGACATAAAGGGTAGTAACATCCTTGTTGGTGAAGGTAACTGTGTCAAAATTGCTGACTTCGGATTAGCAAAGAGCCTAAATGAGTCAGCCGGGGTGCCACTGGCTGGCACCCCGGCTTTCATGTCGCCGGAGGCGGCTCGGGGGGAGGAGCAGGGGTACCCTTGTGATGTTTGGGGAATTGGATGCACTGTGATTGAGATGGCCACTGGTAGTTCACCATGGCCTAAAGTTAAGGACCCTGTTTCAATGCTGTACCATGTTGGATATTCCGGTGAGGTTCCTGAGATTCCGGGGTTTCTTTCTGAAGAAGCAAAGGATTTCTTGGAGAAGTGTCTTAGGAGGAATCCAAGAGAAAGATGGAGTGCTAGCCAATTGCTGAATCATCCATTTCTTGGGGAATTCAGTTCCAAAGATGGTGATTGTGTTCTTGGGGAATCCAATAGTTCATCATGGTCTCCTACTAGTATTCTTGATCAAGGATTTTGGAATTCTGTGGAGGAATCAGAATGCCCCATTGCTGGGGATTTTGTTCAAACATGTTGTGTGCATTCCGCTTCTGATAGGATCAAGAAGCTGGCTTTGTGTTCTGGTGACCCCAATTGGAATTGGGAAAGTGAGAATTGGATCACAACTAGAGGGAATAACAATAACGAGAGTTCTTGTTCTTGCATTGGTGGATCAATGATAGCTTCAAATTCAGCTATTGATTGTTGGTGTGAGGTGGAGAAAagtaatcataataataataataataatgacgaTGATAATGTTATTAATAGTAATTGTAGAATTAATAGTTGTTTTTATGAGGATTTTAAATGTAGGGATGTTAGGGTTGTAGTAAATAGTGTCAATTTTCAGAAAATGCATCCTTTGACATTAGATATTTTATAGTAATTCAATTACACATTGAATTgaacttcttcctttttttaattCTCAACGTGctattagattttaataaagTGTTTTCACAACAGTTAAATGcttttttatctaataatagtaagtgcagagaaagtaaggttcatagtttaatttaataataacagAATTAGTGTCTGATAGACATTCTTTTCCGAAGTGGAGCTATAGAAATATTAGAagggataaaaaatatttatataataaaataagactaataaaattttaagaatagttaaattgaaatttacatataatttatatttatatataaaaaattaaaattagaggaGTCATTGTCTTCTTTTGCCAAACGTCCGTCCCTGATTCttttatatacaaatagaatgagtatagagattaaaaaatatatttttaattagtcaacTTCTAttataagataaatttttaacccttattttttgaataatttaaaattaaaaaaaattgatgaatcGAAAAAAATGAACCCCTTACACAAACTCAtgcaaataatatatatagtgttgatgtgaaaaacaaaaaacaattaCATCATCATCCGATTAAATTccctttttttaaatgataactTAAGCAGACACCGGAGTAGTTGAGTCCATAGTCTAACAATTATCTTTTGTATATCTCATTTGgggttttaatttatatttttctcttccAATTATTTTTGATATAGAATGCATTTCTATTGGTAGTATATAAATGAAAGTTTTTCAGTTGGGTGAAATAGTTAaatggtaataataataataagtgagAGAAATAGAATATGGTGGGCAGGGGAGGCCACACAATTGGGTTAGCTTTATAGCATACTATACATGAGAATTAACACACACAAACCTAATATTCTTTATTTGTGTTGGTTGATTCAATGTGACATTAAAACTTAGGGAACCAAGGTTAGTGCAATGTCCCAATATTTGTTCCCATTGGTGGTTCTATTTTCTCTTTAGCCATCGTGAGGACACTATTTATCAGCCCTAGGCACTGGCACTTGGTGAATGGTGGGTCTATAATTAATCTCCAAACCTTCCAATTAGTTAGAAGGTAAATCTACTCATGAATTTGTGCCTCCTTCTCTTACCAAACCTGCATTACACAACAGGTCCCAGCTTTTAAAGCAAAGCGAATATGCATCAAATATTACGTTTGGTGGGTTTTCTGTCAATTCCAATACACCAAGATaatgctaataataataatataaattatgataatGCAAATAGGACAAGTTGAAAAACTTTGGGGTAGTGTGATTTGGTCAACCCCCGCTAgtcaatttaaatataaatcaaaCTTTTGATCTCTGTGTGGTTAGAGAATAGATACAGTTGTTGTAGTTGGCCACGATTTAAAATTTGTGAATGTTAGTTTGGTCAATCAAGGCACTTTCAAAATTCGAAttcttgtatttttaattttattacctAAGGCTTCTATAAGACTATAAAGACTATAATATTGACACTATTGTGATGCCCCTCTTGGGAAGAGCATCTATGCCCAACTTTGGGCTCAAATTGTTGAGAATTGAAGTTGTATTTGTTCTTTTAAGCACATCCATACAAATAAGCtcaagttttatttatttttctgtaaatGATTAGGATTCTTGTGTTGATTGTCACATATGGATATGGATATGGGAATTCTAGATTTGTAGTTGTAAGTGCGTGTGCCAGAAATGAATATGTGGCAATTTGCTAGAGAGGTTACGcaatagaaaaagtaaaagaaaagagaacaaTTTTGAACCGCATGGAGATAGAGGTGCCGAGAACAAATAGGTAGAATCTGCTTTAAGCATGCTTCAACCTTATAAATTTGTAGCCATAAAAAACACAATGGCATACCCAGCCAAAtggtaaattaattttttttttttaaaatgaacgATCTATGTTGAAGTCTCATGCATGATTTACATTTATCTTTGGTCAAACCTACATACTTTACCAAAGGAAATTCAAtattaactattattattattagtaatttggtcaactttattattattattattattattattattattattattattattattattattatttgtcaatATGGATTACcttgttgatttatttttgagtaaaaaagcaaaaaaggaagaaagagttATAGGGAGGTGAGCAAGGCTACACAGAATGACAGAAACAAGATACAAACTAATGTAATTTATATGACAAATTCTCATCAACTCTGATAATCGAATTCCTATGACTATAGGTACCACAAAACAACACGATTTTGAGTCATTGATAAAGAAAAACTAAGTGAAGTAACCATCTGATTCAAATTATCCAAAAACCATCAACCAACATTGTCACAGTTGAGAACTAGCATCCCATAGTATTTTCAAGTTATGTCTTTATCCATCTCAAATTCTCAATCACCCTTCTTACCTGCTACACAAAGAAATTACAATACCACGTGTTTACTATtaatttctttacttttctttttggtCTTACTACACTCACCCACACTAGAACTAGAAAGGATCCTATTTTCCACTTCTGATATTTGAACTCTGGTACAGCTTGACAAGAAACCTACAAATCCTCTCTATCTGTACCAAACCTCAGCTGTTATTAATTTCTTTGCTTAAAAAGagcatcaatattttttttggtcagTTTATATTCAATTTGGCCCACTTATTATGCCCAATCAAAACtaatatatgttgggtcttatAACAGGCCTATAATCCAAAGCCCGTATTGTATTTCTGCGCTGTATATGACAACACAAGAGTGATTTGAATATCCAGTGGAATAGATGGCTAAGCAAGAAACTAATGAAATGAAAACTTCCACTGATCACAGTGGCATACGAGTTAGCATGAATTTTAACTTTTCAAAACCAGTTCAATATGAGTTAGAATTGAACTAGAATAGTTTTTAATCACCCTATCTATTAGGCACAATATTTTAACTATGCTGCTTCACAtttgcttttctgttttttaaACCAGGGTTACAAACAGACAAAAGACTTTTATGAATTACTATTACTAGAGGAAAGAGTTGTAAATTGCAGACTAATCTCTATTAGCTTTCACAATATACTTCCTTCAATGTTAATTACTTCATAAGTTCCTTTCAAACTCTTACTTCCGCTAAAAAACGCATAACATACCATGatttataaacaaaattttgaatACATTTATACTGTACTCAAGTATTCTAGTTCCCTATATAAATAGCATGCGCCTTCCAAAAGGAAGCAGCCAAATGAAAAGGAGAAAAATTGCTTTGCGGCATTCATATTTGGACATTCACATTCACATTCACATGTTCTTTTTGTTATCAACATGGGAAGAAGTACCTTCCAACTGACTCCGAATATTCTGATTATCTTCCAAGAGGCGATCATATTCCAAAAGTAGACCCTCAGATTGCTTCTTAAGAGCCTCTACCTCACCTTCCAAGGCCTTCACCCTGCTTCTTTTCGCCTCGCATTCGGATTCCAATTGCTTTACTTCAAATCTCATTGTGGCGATTTCTTCCATCAATGCCTTTTGTTCCTCTGCACGGACAGTTTTACCTTCCTCAAAACTCCGATTCTGTTTCTTTGCAGCCTCCATGGCCTTCCTAAGTACACGAAGCTCTCGAATGTAATGGTGCAATCTGTCTATCATTAGAGCGAGGAACAGCACAAACCCTGCACACATCATTTACACTAAAAATCATCAACTAAACCGAGGGCTACTTTTGGTATCCATCGCTAGCACTGCGATTGTTTATAAAGATAGGACACTAAAACATAGatacagagacacaaaatcgtGTTTCACAAGTGAGACATGGACAGACCTTGTGTTCTGAGACATagaattagtatattttgtgtcCTTTTGTTTACATAAAAAACACAGAAACaacttatctttttatttttttctttattatcactatcaaattttcataattatatcttttattattttattttttattctaaattttgtgtgaaaaaaaaagaaaataaattaaactttttattatttgttttattttatattcagtttaacaaaacacaaaaacagtatgtttgtgtctttgtcCTTTGTGGCCTGTTCTCACTATCTTATCTTATGATGTTCTCAAAACTAAACGTAGTCTTTAAAGGTAGagctttattatttaaatttaactgAACCCTGGATCCAGCAATTCCTTCAGGGAAGAATACCACCAACTAAAGCAAAACAACCAATGGAAACTGAACTTGAAAACACTGAATGATTCAATAATATCTACACAGAAGTATAGAACCAAAATTCAACAGCAATCAACATATGCAAATTTTTTGCTATCCCAAATCGGCAAATTGTTCCGCtcaagaaacaaaaaatcagAATACGTTTTAGCTAGATTCTAATTCTAACACTAAACCATACCCACAAAATACCCGTTTCATAATTCAATTCcccattaaaaaaaatcaaaagactAAATTCAGTGAGAGAGCATAGAATAAATAGGAATACCCATGAGAGAAGCTTCTAGAATGTGTTTTGACAAGAGGACTTGGTCGGTGGGGTTGATGACGCCAGCTTCAAGATCAAACATGCGGCTCCTGATCTCAGATATGCTGTAGAGAGAGGAGGCGAGCACCACAGCCACGGTACCCGCCACCGTCTTCACCACAACGGGACCCCTACCGCGCTTGAGACGATCAAGGGTGACGATAACAACCTTCCTCAGTGGGGACTTGAACAGAAAGCTCAGTATCACAATTGCCTCTCCCAATATCACTCCATATAGAAGGTGCAACATCTTCTCTCTTTTGTTCTgttaaaaccctagaaaacttcCAATTTCGGATTCTGAGGATCAATTGAATTTGGCAACGAGTAGATTCTCAATTATTAACAAGTCATAGAAGCAAATTCTACTATAATACGCGGAATTAAGAAAAAACACGCGTCAAATATTCAAATGtttaaatattgaattttttCTGTCTCTTTTAAatcaacatttaaaaaaaaattagtgtaataaaattaaataagtccTTATTCAACTTGTAGCATTAATAACTATAGATTTTATGATTAAAAACTTTGTTAATATAAGTTTTGTTCAtcgaattaataaaataaaagagaaaatagaaaaataaataaatagcatgtaagaatttttttaatagtataaataaaacttttttatttagaatatcAACTATTGTAagttataaataaaaagaaacagtgtttgtattttttttatatatttttataattatgatatattttttatttttatcaattatttttttatatatataaaagtggGTTGCATAAAGTCACGGAAAAAAGGTCGATCCCATAATGGTACACGGTACACTCGCCTTGTGTTGATGGGTTTTTAATATCATaaactaaaaatacaaaaaatgttttattattattttttatgtaatatttaGCTAACTTATATCCTAAAACgacatattaaaattataaaacaaaaaagttttcattaaagatataaaaaaattaaatctttaatatatttgttttgtattcattaaaaaattacttaaaaactttactaataataatttaagaTACAAGTTAACTAAATCtttttatgtatattattttgaatttaattttgatacaatataaaaaactttatatacttatttaattacatctattcttttaaatattatttacgcagttaatatatcaaaaagttatttttgataatgtattattatataattagatgTACTTATAAAACTGTTTTATATAGTtgatacatcaaaattaaattttagtattttatagtataatttttttttgatattttcatttttttaatatttttatacaaaaaatataatatataatataaataaataattattagatGAGTGTGGGTTTCTCTTTGGGTTGTCTAGAACTCTGGATGAGTGGGGGTTTAAATGTGTTGTGTTG is a window from the Arachis duranensis cultivar V14167 unplaced genomic scaffold, aradu.V14167.gnm2.J7QH unplaced_Scaffold_232525, whole genome shotgun sequence genome containing:
- the LOC127744081 gene encoding mitogen-activated protein kinase kinase kinase 18-like, which encodes MEWIRGQIIGQGSSATVCLAGTTTSAAVCAVKSAELSQSQHLQREQKILSSLSSPHIVTYKGFDITKEKSKLMFNLFMEYMPHGTLSSHGGRLLEPAIAHYTKQVLKGLEYLHSRELVHCDIKGSNILVGEGNCVKIADFGLAKSLNESAGVPLAGTPAFMSPEAARGEEQGYPCDVWGIGCTVIEMATGSSPWPKVKDPVSMLYHVGYSGEVPEIPGFLSEEAKDFLEKCLRRNPRERWSASQLLNHPFLGEFSSKDGDCVLGESNSSSWSPTSILDQGFWNSVEESECPIAGDFVQTCCVHSASDRIKKLALCSGDPNWNWESENWITTRGNNNNESSCSCIGGSMIASNSAIDCWCEVEKSNHNNNNNNDDDNVINSNCRINSCFYEDFKCRDVRVVVNSVNFQKMHPLTLDIL
- the LOC107462084 gene encoding uncharacterized protein LOC107462084, which gives rise to MLHLLYGVILGEAIVILSFLFKSPLRKVVIVTLDRLKRGRGPVVVKTVAGTVAVVLASSLYSISEIRSRMFDLEAGVINPTDQVLLSKHILEASLMGFVLFLALMIDRLHHYIRELRVLRKAMEAAKKQNRSFEEGKTVRAEEQKALMEEIATMRFEVKQLESECEAKRSRVKALEGEVEALKKQSEGLLLEYDRLLEDNQNIRSQLEGTSSHVDNKKNM